In Bombus pascuorum chromosome 13, iyBomPasc1.1, whole genome shotgun sequence, a single genomic region encodes these proteins:
- the LOC132913417 gene encoding transmembrane protein 94 isoform X2: MDGDRAKDNTSKPSENVKNKSTEPLGLSTKIALETLQRDIRRVLQEYEAEYRRNKKYKAWLKDTLHHRSQYTTLCWTSAIALLINAIILVIAFFTTNDTWHPTLPYEGLTVCCLVVLNFILVVSDNKLRHEEIPYRVRVLLDQLEVAKNNSQWNPENYPHLCSPLSPCLTLQWTYRDGRIVNLPWALLVAGDIIVIKPGQQSPGYCIPYDDADAPMLHAREVYSPQVHSANEIFSTPQARTPLKNKVYKLQETPYLMNLRMALDQALDRPVTYHNRKRHLLMICCIEQLAYPVLLIIVLLVNLFRYLYATEYFGVGYWNEMFLLQPIAVSIPLLPLVFPTCWIFLNCFGMARFKALFKLYQSSKKLQFVDPFEDADISGPSNQEVVYNWLELKEYFFNILVGKEHMMSRSASILHVLGSVTALCCVDKKGILSWPNPTAEKVFFLRNANTLSPSSSTGSVDRTSEPQCQTQAEDSKQDSNKTSYITHDLSHSAAEVLDLTHDHALPFRLQFDDHSWRQHLNSLKPLGLAILLNTCNMDTQEHYMQFCCHVTCEALYNEDLVPVTNRRYQDHSIEDKSGYQAKDTMQSSRQVYLVDESGSLGHMWCLCELAKQIGFQDQAQNIFQLEQQLSTFRHVQPEMVRRDIKFARSLSIATKLKFPFPHMVAVVVRERSGGGLQLLTQGTADIILDSCIEFWDGHDLCPLSASDRKKVQDFYQRTSLTSYCTAFAYRPLTRGICDRMTKIYLELPADSKHLYAPHRSPTPLPWDFRNVLDPRVKGILGQFHSTDSLLCSENKDDNVSDIDSCFEIQCNQVFIGMVTMQYQAQIDMVQLIEQLDRACIRFVHFSKENELRSRVFSEKMGLESGWNCHISLLSERARRQQWLERYPHMPPSSESPVGWWVSQAAAMSSPTPSAQSHQHNYSCMDEASHLLNRVSPRTNLDNSRAMSMSAPSAINTDFSTVKFDDETTEWNDTGTSQVKSAMSHREQDTVRSEDSVLVQSVDLGSGQEAWRSLSCLTDSTEQSAPVNFDLSNRAKLPRGIDKIRPHIELIDNVPLLVSLFTDCNTTVTREMLHIMQDYGEVVCVLGSSANAENMPIFMQADAGVAVEPLYPQVCQRVPALTPTKEDQGPSPVDLSRALNSIACSLSVKREDPIAIFHLIMEARHYMTCLWNCVQFWLCCTVTLSFTQALSGFLLLPPLFSVDQVLWLCCLIIPMLSISMIATPMDPTIMQRATGKNQCTVNGEVALFVLWCYGSKFLPTIITIVLSQCISFLTLCPIYTADSKCLYVYPDAQGKASWGGWGDKPNIILVIQHFALSLLVLHLVTISVGFVHREYSIWKKQPFNNYVWFFSAFIALCAQAVFSGIVFCKFWKDEGQNIEDFPLHLPLFFLISLPLIFAINELIKSQEIKVNVRYQKRARLEFGTKLGMNSPF; encoded by the exons ATGGATGGTGATCGAGCAAAGGACAACACTTCTAAACCAAGTGAAAATGTTAAGAATAAGTCCACAGAACCATTAGGGCTAAGTACAAAAATTGCTCTTGAAACATTACAACGCGATATTAGGAGAGTATTACAAGAATATGAGGCAGAATATAGGAGaaataa AAAATATAAAGCTTGGCTAAAGGACACATTACATCATCGTAGTCAGTACACAACTCTTTGTTGGACTTCAGCAATTGCACTTTTGATCAATGCTATTATCCTTGTTATTGCATTCTTCACAACCAACGATACATG gcACCCTACACTGCCTTATGAAGGACTGACCGTTTGTTGTTTGgtagtattaaattttattttagtcgTATCCGATAATAAATTACGACATGAAGAAATTCCTTATAGAGTACGAGTTCTTCTTGACCAATTGGAAG TGGCAAAGAATAATTCTCAATGGAATCCCGAAAATTATCCACATTTATGCAGTCCATTGTCCCCCTGTCTAACTTTGCAGTGGACTTATCGCGATGGTCGTATAGTTAATTTACCTTGGGCATTATTAGTTGCTGGtgatataattgttataaaaccTGGACAACAATCACCTGGATACTGTATTCCTTATGAT GATGCTGACGCGCCGATGTTACACGCAAGAGAAGTGTATAGTCCGCAGGTCCACAgcgcaaatgaaattttttcaacgCCACAAGCTCGAACgccattgaaaaataaagtctATAAACTTCAAGAAACACCCTATTTAATGAATCTTAGAATGGCTCTTGACCAAGCTCTTGATAGGCCGGTTACATATCACAATCGCAAACGGCATCTTTTAATGATTTGTTGCATCGAACAACTGGCTTATCCAGTTCTTCTGATCATCGTATTACTTGTCAATTTGTTTCGATACTTATACGCGACAGAATATTTCGGTGTCGGTTACTGGAACGAAATGTTCTTGCTACAACCGATTGCTGTTAGTATCCCTTTGCTTCCGTTAGTATTTCCGACTTGCTGgatctttttaaattgtttcggAATGGCTCGTTTCAAAGCTCTGTTTAAGCTTTATCAATCTTCAAAGAAACTTCAg TTTGTGGATCCTTTCGAAGACGCAGATATTTCTGGGCCTAGCAACCAGGAAGTAGTGTACAATTGGTTGGAATTAAAAGAAtactttttcaatattttagttGGTAAAGAACATATGATGTCGAGATCCGCCAGTATTCTACACGTCTTAGGATCAGTCACG GCACTGTGTTGTGTAGATAAAAAAGGGATTCTTTCGTGGCCTAATCCAACTGCAgagaaagtattttttttacgaaatgCTAATACTTTATCCCCGTCTTCAAG TACTGGTAGTGTAGATAGAACCTCAGAACCTCAATGTCAGACACAAGCTGAAGACTCCAAACAAGATTCAAATAAGACGTCATATATAACACatg atttgtcTCACTCAGCAGCCGAAGTTTTGGACCTGACTCACGATCATGCTTTGCCGTTTCGTCTACAGTTTGATGACCATTCCTGGAGGCAACACTTGAATTCATTAAAACCCCTAGGTTTAGCCATCCTCCTCAATACGTGTAATATGGACACCCAAGAGCATTACATGCAGTTTTGTTGCCATGTCACGTGTGAAGCTCTGTACAATGAGGATCTTGTACCGGTTACAAACAGACG CTACCAGGATCACAGTATAGAAGATAAGAGTGGGTATCAAGCGAAAGATACAATGCAAAGTTCAAGACAAGTGTATTTAGTCGACGAATCAGGGAGCCTTGGACATATGTG GTGTTTATGTGAATTAGCGAAGCAGATAGGTTTCCAAGACCAGGCACAAAATATATTCCAATTGGAGCAACAATTGTCTACGTTTAGACACGTC CAACCAGAAATGGTTCGGCGAGATATAAAGTTTGCACGATCTTTAAGTATCGCAACAAAATTGAAGTTTCCGTTTCCACACATGGTCGCTGTGGTAGTTAGAGAAAGGAGTGGCGGTGGTTTGCAACTGCTTACACAGGGTACAGCGGACATAATTTTGGATTCCTGTATCGAATTTTGGGATGGTCATGATCTATGTCCACTTTCAGCATCGGATAG AAAAAAGGTGCAAGATTTTTATCAAAGGACGAGCTTAACATCATATTGTACTGCATTTGCGTACAGACCACTAACACGTGGTATTTGCGATAGAATGACTAAGATATACTTAGAACTTCCCGCGGATAGCAAACATTTATATGCACCTCATAGAAGTCCTACTCCACTACCTTGGGACTTTCGAAACGTTCTCGATCCCAGAGTGAAAGGAATACTTGGACAATTTCATTCAACCG attCTTTGCTGTGTAGTGAAAACAAAGATGATAACGTTAGCGACATTGATAGTTGCTTTGAAATTCAATGCAATCAAGTCTTTATTGGGATGGTGACTATGCAGTACCAAGCACAAATCGATATG gtACAATTAATCGAGCAACTCGACAGGGCGTGCATTCGATTCGTTCACTTCAGCAAAGAAAACGAACTAAGATCACGCGTGTTCTCGGAGAAAATGGGGCTGGAAAGCGGATGGAATTGCCACATATCCTTGCTCAGTGAAAGAGCTAG GAGACAGCAATGGCTGGAGAGATATCCGCACATGCCCCCATC GTCCGAGAGTCCAGTGGGTTGGTGGGTGAGCCAGGCAGCAGCCATGTCCTCACCCACTCCCTCGGCCCAATCTCATCAACATAATTACTCCTGCATGGATGAGGCCAGCCACTTGCTTAATCGTGTCTCTCCTCG CACTAATCTGGATAATAGTCGTGCAATGAGTATGTCCGCACCGAGCGCTATAAACACCGATTTCTCCACGGTAAAATTCGACGATGAGACCACGGAATGGAACGATACAGGAACATCTCAAGTCAAAAGCGCTATGAGCCACAG GGAACAGGATACAGTGCGAAGCGAAGACAGTGTACTCGTACAAAGCGTAGATTTAGGTTCCGGACAAGAAGCATGGCGATCTTTGAGTTGTCTTACAGACAGCACGGAGCAGAGCGCTCCtgtaaattttgatttatcaAACAGG GCAAAACTACCTCGAGGCATCGATAAAATTAGACCGCATATAGAATTAATAGATAATGTTCCCCTTTTGGTATCTCTGTTCACTGATTGCAACACTACTGTTACAAGGGAAATGTTGCACATTATGCAAGATTACGGAGAAGTTGTTTGCGTACTTGGCTCTTCCGCCAATGCAGAGAACATGCCCATCTTTATGCAAGCGGATGCAgg AGTGGCAGTGGAACCACTTTATCCACAAGTTTGTCAGAGAGTTCCGGCATTGACACCAACTAAAGAAGACCAAGGTCCATCTCCAGTCGATTTGAGTAGAGCACTGAATTCTATTGCCTGTTCGTTAAGCGTTAAACGAGAAGATCCAATTGCGATATTCCATTTAATTATGGAG GCTCGACATTATATGACGTGCCTTTGGAATTGCGTGCAATTCTGGCTCTGTTGTACAGTTACTCTCTCCTTCACTCAAGCTCTGTCTGGTTTCTTGTTGCTACCACCTTTATTTTCGGTCGATCAAGTCTTATGGTTGTGTTGCTTAATCATTCCAATGTTATCTATATCCATGATCGCTACGCCTATGGATCCTACCATAATGCAACGTGCAACTGGGAAAAATCAGTGCACTGTAAATGGCGAG GTTGCATTGTTCGTTCTGTGGTGTTACGGCAGCAAATTTTTACCAACAATCATAACGATAGTACTATCGCAATGTATTTCGTTCTTGACTTTGTGTCCTATTTACACAGCAGACTCCAAGTGCCTGTATGTGTATCCCGATGCGCAGGGAAAAGCTTCATGGGGTGGTTGGGGGGATAaaccaaatattattttagtgATACAACATTTCGCCTTGTCCCTGTTAGTTTTACATTtag TAACAATATCCGTAGGCTTTGTACATAGAGAATATTCCATTTGGAAGAAACAGCCATTCAACAATTATGTATGGTTCTTCAGTGCATTTATAGC ATTATGCGCACAAGCAGTATTCTCAGGAATTGTGTTCTGCAAATTTTGGAAAGACGAAGGACAGAATATCGAAGATTTTCCTCTAcatcttcctctcttttttttaatttcattgccattaatttttgcaattaacGAATTAATCAAGTCGCAAGAGATTAA GGTAAACGTGAGATATCAAAAGAGGGCACGACTTGAATTTGGTACAAAACTTGGAATGAATTCACcgttttaa
- the LOC132913417 gene encoding transmembrane protein 94 isoform X4: protein MDGDRAKDNTSKPSENVKNKSTEPLGLSTKIALETLQRDIRRVLQEYEAEYRRNKKYKAWLKDTLHHRSQYTTLCWTSAIALLINAIILVIAFFTTNDTWHPTLPYEGLTVCCLVVLNFILVVSDNKLRHEEIPYRVRVLLDQLEVAKNNSQWNPENYPHLCSPLSPCLTLQWTYRDGRIVNLPWALLVAGDIIVIKPGQQSPGYCIPYDDADAPMLHAREVYSPQVHSANEIFSTPQARTPLKNKVYKLQETPYLMNLRMALDQALDRPVTYHNRKRHLLMICCIEQLAYPVLLIIVLLVNLFRYLYATEYFGVGYWNEMFLLQPIAVSIPLLPLVFPTCWIFLNCFGMARFKALFKLYQSSKKLQFVDPFEDADISGPSNQEVVYNWLELKEYFFNILVGKEHMMSRSASILHVLGSVTALCCVDKKGILSWPNPTAEKVFFLRNANTLSPSSSTGSVDRTSEPQCQTQAEDSKQDSNKTSYITHDLSHSAAEVLDLTHDHALPFRLQFDDHSWRQHLNSLKPLGLAILLNTCNMDTQEHYMQFCCHVTCEALYNEDLVPVTNRRCLCELAKQIGFQDQAQNIFQLEQQLSTFRHVQPEMVRRDIKFARSLSIATKLKFPFPHMVAVVVRERSGGGLQLLTQGTADIILDSCIEFWDGHDLCPLSASDRKKVQDFYQRTSLTSYCTAFAYRPLTRGICDRMTKIYLELPADSKHLYAPHRSPTPLPWDFRNVLDPRVKGILGQFHSTDSLLCSENKDDNVSDIDSCFEIQCNQVFIGMVTMQYQAQIDMVQLIEQLDRACIRFVHFSKENELRSRVFSEKMGLESGWNCHISLLSERARRQQWLERYPHMPPSYMSESPVGWWVSQAAAMSSPTPSAQSHQHNYSCMDEASHLLNRVSPRTNLDNSRAMSMSAPSAINTDFSTVKFDDETTEWNDTGTSQVKSAMSHREQDTVRSEDSVLVQSVDLGSGQEAWRSLSCLTDSTEQSAPVNFDLSNRAKLPRGIDKIRPHIELIDNVPLLVSLFTDCNTTVTREMLHIMQDYGEVVCVLGSSANAENMPIFMQADAGVAVEPLYPQVCQRVPALTPTKEDQGPSPVDLSRALNSIACSLSVKREDPIAIFHLIMEARHYMTCLWNCVQFWLCCTVTLSFTQALSGFLLLPPLFSVDQVLWLCCLIIPMLSISMIATPMDPTIMQRATGKNQCTVNGEVALFVLWCYGSKFLPTIITIVLSQCISFLTLCPIYTADSKCLYVYPDAQGKASWGGWGDKPNIILVIQHFALSLLVLHLVTISVGFVHREYSIWKKQPFNNYVWFFSAFIALCAQAVFSGIVFCKFWKDEGQNIEDFPLHLPLFFLISLPLIFAINELIKSQEIKVNVRYQKRARLEFGTKLGMNSPF, encoded by the exons ATGGATGGTGATCGAGCAAAGGACAACACTTCTAAACCAAGTGAAAATGTTAAGAATAAGTCCACAGAACCATTAGGGCTAAGTACAAAAATTGCTCTTGAAACATTACAACGCGATATTAGGAGAGTATTACAAGAATATGAGGCAGAATATAGGAGaaataa AAAATATAAAGCTTGGCTAAAGGACACATTACATCATCGTAGTCAGTACACAACTCTTTGTTGGACTTCAGCAATTGCACTTTTGATCAATGCTATTATCCTTGTTATTGCATTCTTCACAACCAACGATACATG gcACCCTACACTGCCTTATGAAGGACTGACCGTTTGTTGTTTGgtagtattaaattttattttagtcgTATCCGATAATAAATTACGACATGAAGAAATTCCTTATAGAGTACGAGTTCTTCTTGACCAATTGGAAG TGGCAAAGAATAATTCTCAATGGAATCCCGAAAATTATCCACATTTATGCAGTCCATTGTCCCCCTGTCTAACTTTGCAGTGGACTTATCGCGATGGTCGTATAGTTAATTTACCTTGGGCATTATTAGTTGCTGGtgatataattgttataaaaccTGGACAACAATCACCTGGATACTGTATTCCTTATGAT GATGCTGACGCGCCGATGTTACACGCAAGAGAAGTGTATAGTCCGCAGGTCCACAgcgcaaatgaaattttttcaacgCCACAAGCTCGAACgccattgaaaaataaagtctATAAACTTCAAGAAACACCCTATTTAATGAATCTTAGAATGGCTCTTGACCAAGCTCTTGATAGGCCGGTTACATATCACAATCGCAAACGGCATCTTTTAATGATTTGTTGCATCGAACAACTGGCTTATCCAGTTCTTCTGATCATCGTATTACTTGTCAATTTGTTTCGATACTTATACGCGACAGAATATTTCGGTGTCGGTTACTGGAACGAAATGTTCTTGCTACAACCGATTGCTGTTAGTATCCCTTTGCTTCCGTTAGTATTTCCGACTTGCTGgatctttttaaattgtttcggAATGGCTCGTTTCAAAGCTCTGTTTAAGCTTTATCAATCTTCAAAGAAACTTCAg TTTGTGGATCCTTTCGAAGACGCAGATATTTCTGGGCCTAGCAACCAGGAAGTAGTGTACAATTGGTTGGAATTAAAAGAAtactttttcaatattttagttGGTAAAGAACATATGATGTCGAGATCCGCCAGTATTCTACACGTCTTAGGATCAGTCACG GCACTGTGTTGTGTAGATAAAAAAGGGATTCTTTCGTGGCCTAATCCAACTGCAgagaaagtattttttttacgaaatgCTAATACTTTATCCCCGTCTTCAAG TACTGGTAGTGTAGATAGAACCTCAGAACCTCAATGTCAGACACAAGCTGAAGACTCCAAACAAGATTCAAATAAGACGTCATATATAACACatg atttgtcTCACTCAGCAGCCGAAGTTTTGGACCTGACTCACGATCATGCTTTGCCGTTTCGTCTACAGTTTGATGACCATTCCTGGAGGCAACACTTGAATTCATTAAAACCCCTAGGTTTAGCCATCCTCCTCAATACGTGTAATATGGACACCCAAGAGCATTACATGCAGTTTTGTTGCCATGTCACGTGTGAAGCTCTGTACAATGAGGATCTTGTACCGGTTACAAACAGACG GTGTTTATGTGAATTAGCGAAGCAGATAGGTTTCCAAGACCAGGCACAAAATATATTCCAATTGGAGCAACAATTGTCTACGTTTAGACACGTC CAACCAGAAATGGTTCGGCGAGATATAAAGTTTGCACGATCTTTAAGTATCGCAACAAAATTGAAGTTTCCGTTTCCACACATGGTCGCTGTGGTAGTTAGAGAAAGGAGTGGCGGTGGTTTGCAACTGCTTACACAGGGTACAGCGGACATAATTTTGGATTCCTGTATCGAATTTTGGGATGGTCATGATCTATGTCCACTTTCAGCATCGGATAG AAAAAAGGTGCAAGATTTTTATCAAAGGACGAGCTTAACATCATATTGTACTGCATTTGCGTACAGACCACTAACACGTGGTATTTGCGATAGAATGACTAAGATATACTTAGAACTTCCCGCGGATAGCAAACATTTATATGCACCTCATAGAAGTCCTACTCCACTACCTTGGGACTTTCGAAACGTTCTCGATCCCAGAGTGAAAGGAATACTTGGACAATTTCATTCAACCG attCTTTGCTGTGTAGTGAAAACAAAGATGATAACGTTAGCGACATTGATAGTTGCTTTGAAATTCAATGCAATCAAGTCTTTATTGGGATGGTGACTATGCAGTACCAAGCACAAATCGATATG gtACAATTAATCGAGCAACTCGACAGGGCGTGCATTCGATTCGTTCACTTCAGCAAAGAAAACGAACTAAGATCACGCGTGTTCTCGGAGAAAATGGGGCTGGAAAGCGGATGGAATTGCCACATATCCTTGCTCAGTGAAAGAGCTAG GAGACAGCAATGGCTGGAGAGATATCCGCACATGCCCCCATCGTATAT GTCCGAGAGTCCAGTGGGTTGGTGGGTGAGCCAGGCAGCAGCCATGTCCTCACCCACTCCCTCGGCCCAATCTCATCAACATAATTACTCCTGCATGGATGAGGCCAGCCACTTGCTTAATCGTGTCTCTCCTCG CACTAATCTGGATAATAGTCGTGCAATGAGTATGTCCGCACCGAGCGCTATAAACACCGATTTCTCCACGGTAAAATTCGACGATGAGACCACGGAATGGAACGATACAGGAACATCTCAAGTCAAAAGCGCTATGAGCCACAG GGAACAGGATACAGTGCGAAGCGAAGACAGTGTACTCGTACAAAGCGTAGATTTAGGTTCCGGACAAGAAGCATGGCGATCTTTGAGTTGTCTTACAGACAGCACGGAGCAGAGCGCTCCtgtaaattttgatttatcaAACAGG GCAAAACTACCTCGAGGCATCGATAAAATTAGACCGCATATAGAATTAATAGATAATGTTCCCCTTTTGGTATCTCTGTTCACTGATTGCAACACTACTGTTACAAGGGAAATGTTGCACATTATGCAAGATTACGGAGAAGTTGTTTGCGTACTTGGCTCTTCCGCCAATGCAGAGAACATGCCCATCTTTATGCAAGCGGATGCAgg AGTGGCAGTGGAACCACTTTATCCACAAGTTTGTCAGAGAGTTCCGGCATTGACACCAACTAAAGAAGACCAAGGTCCATCTCCAGTCGATTTGAGTAGAGCACTGAATTCTATTGCCTGTTCGTTAAGCGTTAAACGAGAAGATCCAATTGCGATATTCCATTTAATTATGGAG GCTCGACATTATATGACGTGCCTTTGGAATTGCGTGCAATTCTGGCTCTGTTGTACAGTTACTCTCTCCTTCACTCAAGCTCTGTCTGGTTTCTTGTTGCTACCACCTTTATTTTCGGTCGATCAAGTCTTATGGTTGTGTTGCTTAATCATTCCAATGTTATCTATATCCATGATCGCTACGCCTATGGATCCTACCATAATGCAACGTGCAACTGGGAAAAATCAGTGCACTGTAAATGGCGAG GTTGCATTGTTCGTTCTGTGGTGTTACGGCAGCAAATTTTTACCAACAATCATAACGATAGTACTATCGCAATGTATTTCGTTCTTGACTTTGTGTCCTATTTACACAGCAGACTCCAAGTGCCTGTATGTGTATCCCGATGCGCAGGGAAAAGCTTCATGGGGTGGTTGGGGGGATAaaccaaatattattttagtgATACAACATTTCGCCTTGTCCCTGTTAGTTTTACATTtag TAACAATATCCGTAGGCTTTGTACATAGAGAATATTCCATTTGGAAGAAACAGCCATTCAACAATTATGTATGGTTCTTCAGTGCATTTATAGC ATTATGCGCACAAGCAGTATTCTCAGGAATTGTGTTCTGCAAATTTTGGAAAGACGAAGGACAGAATATCGAAGATTTTCCTCTAcatcttcctctcttttttttaatttcattgccattaatttttgcaattaacGAATTAATCAAGTCGCAAGAGATTAA GGTAAACGTGAGATATCAAAAGAGGGCACGACTTGAATTTGGTACAAAACTTGGAATGAATTCACcgttttaa